One window of the Haloarcula halobia genome contains the following:
- a CDS encoding 30S ribosomal protein S24e has product MDIDIIEEDENPMLHRTDVRFEVVHDEATPSRLSVRDSLAAKLNKDAEEVVVHKLDTKFGMRKTVGYAKVYDSPEDARDVEQDHMLERNKIVADGEADEEAEEA; this is encoded by the coding sequence ATGGACATCGACATCATCGAGGAAGACGAGAACCCGATGTTGCACCGGACGGACGTCCGCTTCGAGGTCGTCCACGACGAAGCGACGCCCTCGCGGCTCTCCGTGCGCGACTCGCTTGCGGCGAAGCTGAACAAGGACGCCGAGGAGGTCGTCGTCCACAAGCTGGACACGAAGTTCGGCATGCGCAAGACCGTCGGCTACGCGAAGGTCTACGACAGCCCCGAGGACGCCCGCGACGTCGAGCAGGACCACATGCTCGAGCGCAACAAGATCGTCGCCGACGGCGAGGCCGACGAAGAGGCCGAGGAGGCCTAG
- a CDS encoding 30S ribosomal protein S27ae yields the protein MARNEYYEDGELTRETCPRCGDTLLAEHEDRQTCGKCGYTNWK from the coding sequence ATGGCCCGCAACGAGTACTACGAGGACGGCGAACTGACGCGGGAGACCTGTCCCCGGTGTGGCGACACGCTGCTGGCGGAACACGAGGACCGTCAGACCTGCGGGAAGTGCGGCTACACCAACTGGAAGTAA
- a CDS encoding bifunctional N(6)-L-threonylcarbamoyladenine synthase/serine/threonine protein kinase: MRVLGIEGTAWAASAAIFETDRWAGATARENDRAPGGFETTDPTAANDADHAFIETDAYQPESGGIHPREAAEHMGEAIPQVVGTALEHARERARAAGDDGGAPVDAVAFSRGPGLGPCLRIVGTAARAVAQRFDVPLVGVNHMVAHLEVGRHQSGFSSPVCLNASGANAHLLGYRSGRYRVLGETMDTGVGNAIDKFTRHLGWSHPGGPKVEAHAKEGEYHPLPYVVKGMDFSFSGIMSAAKQAVGDGVSASNASGGSSGERRASDGVPVEDVCRGLEETIFAMLTEVSERALSLTDADELVLGGGVGQNERLQGMLREMCEQRGADFYAPENRFLRDNAGMIAMLGAKMYAAGDTLAIEDSGIDADFRPDEVAVTWRGDEAVGAGHRGAAADAAVQGAEATVSFEGDRVVKDRVPRSYRHPELDDRLRVERTRQEVRLTSEARRHGVPTPLVRDVDPQNARIVFQRVGDCDLRAALTADRVRDVGRHLARIHDAGFVHGDPTTRNVRVGTQRENADRPRTFLIDFGLGYYTREAEDHAMDLHVLSQSLAGTADDDAALVAAAEEAYRETSDHADDVFQSLADIEGRGRYQ, from the coding sequence ATGCGCGTTCTCGGTATCGAGGGGACCGCCTGGGCAGCCAGTGCTGCGATATTCGAGACCGACCGGTGGGCGGGCGCGACTGCGCGGGAGAACGACCGTGCTCCCGGTGGTTTCGAGACGACGGACCCGACAGCCGCGAACGACGCCGATCACGCGTTCATCGAGACCGACGCCTACCAGCCCGAGAGCGGCGGCATCCACCCGCGCGAGGCCGCCGAGCACATGGGCGAGGCCATCCCGCAGGTCGTCGGGACGGCGCTCGAGCACGCCCGCGAGCGGGCCCGGGCGGCCGGTGACGACGGAGGCGCGCCCGTCGACGCAGTCGCCTTCTCCCGCGGCCCCGGCCTCGGCCCCTGCCTCCGTATCGTCGGGACCGCAGCGAGAGCGGTCGCCCAGCGCTTCGACGTGCCGCTCGTGGGCGTCAACCACATGGTCGCTCACCTGGAGGTCGGGCGCCACCAGTCGGGCTTTTCCTCGCCGGTCTGCCTGAACGCCTCCGGCGCGAACGCCCACCTGCTGGGCTACCGCAGCGGCCGCTACCGCGTGCTGGGCGAGACGATGGACACCGGCGTCGGAAACGCCATCGACAAGTTCACCCGTCACCTCGGCTGGTCCCACCCCGGCGGGCCGAAGGTCGAGGCCCACGCGAAGGAGGGGGAGTACCACCCGTTGCCCTACGTCGTCAAGGGGATGGACTTCTCCTTTTCGGGCATCATGAGCGCCGCCAAGCAGGCCGTCGGCGACGGCGTCTCCGCGAGCAATGCGAGCGGAGGCTCGTCGGGCGAACGACGTGCGTCCGACGGTGTACCGGTCGAGGACGTCTGTCGCGGCTTGGAGGAGACCATCTTCGCGATGCTCACCGAGGTGTCGGAGCGCGCCCTCTCGCTGACAGACGCCGACGAACTGGTGCTGGGCGGCGGCGTCGGCCAGAACGAACGCCTCCAGGGGATGCTCCGGGAGATGTGCGAGCAACGTGGCGCGGACTTCTACGCCCCCGAGAACCGCTTTCTCAGAGACAATGCCGGCATGATCGCGATGCTCGGCGCGAAGATGTACGCGGCGGGCGACACGCTGGCAATCGAGGATTCGGGCATCGACGCGGACTTCCGGCCCGACGAGGTGGCGGTGACCTGGCGCGGCGACGAGGCGGTCGGGGCCGGCCACCGCGGCGCGGCCGCCGACGCCGCAGTCCAGGGCGCGGAGGCGACCGTCTCCTTCGAAGGCGACCGTGTCGTCAAGGACCGCGTCCCCCGCTCGTATCGTCATCCCGAACTCGACGACCGCCTGCGCGTCGAGCGCACCCGCCAGGAGGTCCGGCTCACAAGCGAGGCGCGCCGTCACGGCGTCCCGACGCCGCTGGTCCGTGACGTCGATCCACAGAACGCTCGCATCGTCTTCCAGCGCGTCGGCGACTGCGACCTGCGGGCAGCGCTGACGGCCGACAGGGTCCGGGACGTGGGCCGGCACCTCGCCCGCATCCACGACGCCGGGTTCGTCCACGGCGACCCGACGACGCGGAACGTGCGGGTCGGGACTCAGCGGGAGAACGCCGACCGCCCGCGGACCTTCCTCATCGACTTCGGGCTGGGCTATTACACCCGGGAGGCCGAGGACCACGCGATGGACCTGCACGTCCTCTCGCAGTCGCTGGCGGGGACGGCCGACGACGACGCGGCGCTGGTCGCGGCCGCCGAGGAGGCCTACCGAGAGACGAGCGACCACGCCGACGATGTGTTCCAGAGCCTGGCGGACATCGAGGGACGCGGGCGGTACCAGTAG
- a CDS encoding HalOD1 output domain-containing protein, whose amino-acid sequence MNTESVVRRPVEENESLSTAIVSALSEAKGRDISRDDCVLYDTIDPDGLDSIFRQDGEGDRIKVEFATHGAIVVLWGNGRVTVEVQDLEADPNYG is encoded by the coding sequence GTGAACACGGAATCCGTCGTCAGACGCCCCGTCGAAGAGAACGAATCGCTGAGTACGGCCATCGTTTCAGCGCTCTCGGAGGCAAAGGGCAGGGACATCTCCCGGGACGACTGTGTCCTCTACGACACCATCGACCCCGACGGCCTGGACAGCATCTTCCGCCAGGACGGCGAGGGCGACCGAATAAAGGTCGAGTTCGCGACACACGGCGCCATCGTGGTGCTCTGGGGGAACGGCCGGGTCACCGTCGAGGTCCAGGACCTGGAGGCCGACCCGAACTACGGGTGA
- a CDS encoding DNA cytosine methyltransferase — MTELTAIDLFCGAGGLSQGLEDAGYEVIWALDHEENTKPTFDENHGCEMEVGDIRETEPPDLGLEQGELDLVAGGPPCPTFSLVGRSKINSLEGQNTKTDDRHALYEDFLRFVSHYEPKAFIMENVEGMLSATNEDGEQVVDVILEQMRDLGYEADAQLLDAADYGVPQHRKRLFFIGNRIGAENPDMTEWETHREPRNEEEKKIKYKRDPEALADEDQSTLGGFAEDEEEDEFPTFKKNISKEPWNTVADAILDLPPVSPSGETPPTKAEEYELGPVSEYQYWVRDIPEDKEWDEMPLLNHECRGHNMRDLTLYKLLGEGTSYIIGDIPEEHQPYRSDIFPDKLKKQNPKEPSTTIVAHLYKDGHMFIHPNEARSFTVREAARCQSFKDSFEFPGARTHAFKQVGNAVPPLLAQALGTAVRTEVFDSPIKQPQKAD; from the coding sequence ATGACGGAACTGACAGCGATTGACCTTTTCTGTGGTGCTGGTGGCCTATCGCAAGGGCTGGAAGATGCCGGGTATGAGGTCATCTGGGCCCTTGACCATGAAGAGAACACCAAGCCGACCTTCGACGAGAATCACGGCTGTGAAATGGAGGTCGGGGACATCCGTGAGACCGAGCCCCCGGACCTTGGTCTTGAGCAGGGTGAGCTAGACCTCGTTGCTGGTGGGCCTCCTTGTCCTACGTTCTCCTTGGTTGGTCGGTCGAAGATTAATTCGCTTGAGGGTCAGAATACGAAGACGGACGACCGACACGCGCTCTACGAGGATTTCCTTCGCTTTGTCTCTCACTACGAGCCAAAGGCGTTTATTATGGAGAACGTCGAGGGGATGCTGTCTGCGACAAATGAGGATGGTGAACAGGTTGTTGATGTTATCCTTGAGCAAATGCGGGACCTCGGTTACGAGGCAGACGCACAACTGCTAGATGCCGCCGACTACGGAGTTCCCCAGCACCGAAAGCGTCTGTTCTTTATCGGAAACCGAATTGGAGCCGAGAATCCCGACATGACCGAGTGGGAGACTCACCGCGAGCCCCGCAACGAGGAAGAGAAGAAAATTAAATACAAGCGCGACCCGGAGGCTCTCGCCGACGAGGACCAGAGTACTCTCGGTGGTTTCGCTGAGGACGAGGAGGAAGATGAGTTCCCTACGTTCAAGAAGAATATTAGCAAGGAACCGTGGAATACGGTTGCTGACGCCATTCTTGACCTGCCTCCTGTCTCTCCAAGTGGGGAGACGCCACCGACAAAAGCAGAAGAATACGAACTTGGTCCAGTATCGGAGTATCAGTACTGGGTGCGTGACATCCCCGAGGACAAAGAGTGGGACGAGATGCCACTTCTCAATCACGAGTGTCGAGGGCACAATATGCGTGACCTGACGCTGTACAAACTGCTCGGAGAGGGTACCTCGTATATAATTGGAGATATTCCCGAAGAACACCAGCCGTACCGGTCAGATATATTCCCGGACAAGTTGAAAAAGCAGAACCCGAAAGAACCCTCGACGACCATCGTGGCCCATTTGTACAAAGATGGCCACATGTTTATCCATCCGAACGAAGCGCGCTCGTTCACGGTTCGCGAGGCGGCTCGGTGCCAGTCATTTAAGGACTCATTCGAATTCCCCGGAGCACGTACACATGCGTTCAAACAGGTTGGTAACGCAGTCCCGCCACTTCTCGCGCAGGCTCTTGGTACAGCGGTCAGAACTGAGGTATTCGACAGTCCAATCAAACAGCCGCAGAAGGCTGATTAG
- a CDS encoding tyrosine-type recombinase/integrase codes for MSKPESKKSVVHRYINIREVDLLRDAAHDRNLRYDSLGRRLRDEVLIVLAIDLGLRANELRQLKKTMFRLEDGEVVLPGHVQKDYPREDITPGAVTMRLDPYGHFGTVRLLRSYFQSEWYRARESEYVFPSRQSAVMSNQSIRNVVEDLAVHADVTVYRSDGEPAAPSELHPHAFRHSLANYMLADEETRLVDVRNRLRHRSVNTTERVYDHFQRR; via the coding sequence ATGAGTAAACCCGAATCCAAGAAGTCCGTGGTGCATCGCTATATCAACATCCGAGAGGTAGACCTGCTCCGGGACGCCGCACACGACCGAAACCTCCGATACGACTCGCTGGGCCGTCGCCTGCGTGATGAGGTACTCATCGTACTGGCCATCGACCTTGGTCTCCGCGCCAACGAGCTACGTCAGTTGAAGAAGACGATGTTTCGACTGGAGGATGGAGAAGTCGTCCTTCCCGGGCACGTGCAGAAGGATTACCCGAGGGAAGACATCACTCCGGGAGCGGTTACGATGCGCCTCGACCCGTACGGCCACTTCGGGACAGTCCGCCTGCTCCGCTCGTACTTCCAGAGTGAATGGTACCGCGCCCGGGAGAGTGAGTATGTGTTCCCGAGCCGTCAGAGCGCGGTGATGTCGAACCAATCCATCCGCAACGTGGTTGAAGACCTCGCCGTCCACGCGGACGTTACGGTTTACCGTTCCGATGGAGAGCCCGCCGCCCCGTCAGAATTGCACCCTCATGCATTCAGACACTCCCTAGCGAACTATATGCTGGCCGACGAGGAGACCCGGCTTGTGGACGTACGGAACAGATTGCGGCACAGGTCCGTAAATACGACTGAGAGAGTTTACGACCACTTCCAGCGGCGTTGA